In Sutterella faecalis, a genomic segment contains:
- a CDS encoding ABC transporter substrate-binding protein, protein MIRLSSKTFSTCAAAVIAALALAGCGEEKTTSAQEKTALIPVGVVQLVEHEALDATVRGFIDELSARGFRDGEKIRIDRQNAQGDQTTLANIGSRFVSAKSELIFASSTPALQAMARSTKSIPIVATAVTSFEAARVVKSDKAPGGNVTGVSNLGPIADQLAHLVELTGEKTRTQPVGVIFNPSEVNAEYQVEKFRAEAKARGITVVEAAAGSVNDVPQAIASMKGKVCALWLPTDNVLASAAANVAKLAIDAKLPVIASDSALVRSGSLASISVDYYELGRMTGSIGADILEGKKKPADTPIAFQSARKPLLNLKTAEAIGLAIPEKILAESDKIQ, encoded by the coding sequence ATGATTCGCCTTTCTTCCAAAACGTTCAGTACCTGCGCTGCCGCCGTCATCGCAGCACTTGCTCTCGCCGGCTGCGGCGAGGAGAAAACAACTTCCGCCCAGGAAAAAACAGCCCTCATTCCCGTCGGCGTCGTCCAGCTCGTGGAGCACGAGGCGCTTGACGCCACCGTCAGGGGCTTCATTGACGAACTCTCCGCCCGCGGCTTCAGGGACGGCGAAAAGATCCGCATCGACCGCCAGAATGCCCAGGGCGATCAGACGACGCTCGCCAATATCGGCAGCCGCTTCGTGTCGGCAAAGTCCGAACTCATCTTTGCCTCCTCAACGCCTGCGCTCCAGGCAATGGCCCGGTCGACGAAGTCGATTCCCATCGTCGCGACCGCTGTGACGAGCTTTGAGGCCGCGCGCGTCGTCAAGTCGGACAAGGCGCCCGGCGGCAACGTCACGGGTGTATCGAACCTGGGGCCCATTGCCGACCAGCTCGCGCACCTCGTTGAGCTCACCGGAGAAAAGACCCGGACCCAGCCCGTCGGCGTGATCTTCAACCCGAGCGAAGTCAATGCCGAATACCAGGTGGAGAAATTCCGCGCGGAAGCAAAGGCGCGCGGAATTACCGTGGTTGAAGCGGCGGCCGGCAGCGTCAACGACGTTCCTCAGGCGATCGCCTCTATGAAAGGCAAGGTCTGCGCGCTCTGGCTTCCGACCGACAATGTGCTCGCGTCCGCAGCGGCCAATGTTGCAAAGCTCGCAATTGACGCAAAGCTCCCCGTCATTGCCAGCGACTCCGCGCTCGTGCGCTCGGGCTCCCTCGCCTCGATCTCGGTCGACTACTACGAGCTCGGCCGCATGACGGGCTCCATCGGCGCAGACATCCTTGAAGGAAAGAAGAAGCCCGCCGATACGCCGATTGCGTTCCAGAGCGCGAGAAAGCCCCTTCTCAACCTGAAGACCGCCGAGGCGATCGGTCTCGCCATCCCGGAAAAGATCCTGGCAGAAAGCGACAAGATCCAATAA
- a CDS encoding ferredoxin--NADP reductase, with translation MQKIKLISRRLAAPTLHVLQFERPDGFTFKPGQFARLGLPAQSEGADPVIRGYSIASAPENPVLEFFITEVEGGALSPRICALEPGDEVLLDGDAEGALTPSRIPGGDTLWLLATGSGLSPFASIIRSSTVWDAWKDIVLVESVRKIEEAALARELVLSLPADRRPKLIVTTTREEDPARQGDLTGRIPDLLKSGALEKAAGREITPEKSRLMLCGNPDFIADARATLKARGIVSPRFGKPGQLVVENFW, from the coding sequence ATGCAGAAAATCAAGCTTATTTCCCGGCGTCTTGCCGCTCCCACGCTCCACGTGCTTCAGTTCGAGCGTCCTGACGGCTTCACCTTCAAGCCCGGTCAGTTTGCACGCCTTGGGCTTCCCGCTCAATCCGAGGGCGCCGATCCCGTGATCCGGGGCTATTCGATTGCTTCCGCCCCCGAAAACCCTGTGCTCGAATTTTTCATTACCGAGGTTGAGGGCGGTGCGCTCTCACCCCGCATCTGCGCGCTTGAACCGGGCGACGAAGTGCTTCTCGACGGCGATGCCGAAGGGGCGCTCACGCCGTCCCGCATTCCAGGAGGCGATACGCTCTGGCTTCTCGCCACCGGGTCGGGCCTTTCGCCCTTTGCGTCGATCATTCGCTCGAGCACCGTCTGGGATGCATGGAAGGACATCGTGCTCGTCGAATCCGTGAGGAAAATTGAGGAGGCGGCGCTCGCCCGCGAGCTTGTTCTTTCGCTCCCCGCCGATCGCCGTCCGAAGCTCATCGTCACGACGACCCGCGAAGAGGATCCCGCACGCCAGGGCGACCTCACGGGGCGAATCCCTGATCTTCTCAAATCAGGAGCCCTTGAAAAGGCGGCCGGTCGTGAAATCACGCCCGAAAAATCCCGCCTCATGCTCTGCGGCAACCCCGACTTCATCGCCGACGCCCGTGCAACGCTTAAAGCCCGCGGCATTGTGTCCCCGCGCTTCGGCAAGCCCGGCCAGCTCGTCGTCGAAAACTTCTGGTAA
- a CDS encoding BPSS1780 family membrane protein yields MSQALPLSLGLSWFRESCRAVRLQPLSYPAIVIFSLLVSGMLTGIPFIGTLLASLWMPYASVLTGFAARDTLAGRVPVYTTLIAIFRDKTSRYPLLMLGLISSVWMEVDMLIFSTLGAEELDKWEITTEGIDLASITSNFPYTAFAVMFLLYLPLLMMTLFSPLLIVQNRQRVGKSLFYSFFGVLRAIGPVLVWVLLAGAAAFLIFMGLEVIFGLLGVPQLFAFLAPIIAAFFTSIGQAGIWVMFRDIFSGSLPDGSMPEDLETKDDGSMTRRF; encoded by the coding sequence ATGTCTCAAGCACTTCCGCTCTCGCTCGGTCTCTCCTGGTTCAGGGAATCCTGCCGCGCCGTCCGGCTCCAGCCGCTTTCCTACCCGGCCATCGTCATCTTTTCGCTCCTCGTGAGCGGGATGCTCACGGGCATCCCCTTCATCGGGACGCTGCTCGCTAGCCTCTGGATGCCCTATGCGTCGGTCCTCACGGGCTTTGCCGCAAGAGATACTTTGGCCGGCCGCGTGCCCGTCTATACCACGCTCATCGCGATCTTCCGCGACAAGACCTCGCGCTATCCGCTCCTGATGCTCGGCCTGATTTCGAGCGTCTGGATGGAAGTCGACATGCTGATTTTCAGCACGCTCGGCGCGGAGGAGCTCGACAAATGGGAAATCACGACGGAAGGCATCGACCTTGCCTCGATTACGTCGAACTTCCCCTACACGGCCTTCGCCGTGATGTTCCTCCTCTACCTGCCGCTGCTCATGATGACGCTCTTTTCGCCGCTCCTCATCGTGCAGAACCGCCAGAGAGTGGGAAAAAGCCTCTTTTATTCCTTCTTCGGCGTCCTGCGCGCGATCGGTCCCGTACTCGTCTGGGTGCTTCTGGCCGGCGCCGCCGCTTTTCTGATCTTCATGGGGCTCGAAGTCATCTTCGGCCTTCTCGGCGTCCCGCAGCTCTTTGCCTTCCTCGCGCCCATCATCGCCGCCTTCTTCACCTCCATCGGCCAGGCCGGCATCTGGGTGATGTTCCGCGACATCTTCTCCGGGTCGCTCCCCGACGGCTCGATGCCCGAAGACCTCGAAACGAAGGACGACGGTTCAATGACGCGCCGCTTCTGA
- a CDS encoding RnfABCDGE type electron transport complex subunit B, which translates to MQLPPLRPSAAAIDDLLPQTECRQCGFEGCAAYAQAIAEGLAPINRCAPGGARGIRRLAAATGLPELPLDPEYGTEIPFARASIRADECIGCSWCAKACPTDAIAGAPKHLHAVIESRCTGCSLCAPACPMDCIDFIDAGREWTDADARTAKLNHEATWARRVKRAALEDARLAGRRNASGAKENSKKAFMADILAMARAGRR; encoded by the coding sequence ATGCAACTTCCTCCGCTTCGTCCGAGCGCTGCGGCGATTGACGATCTTCTCCCGCAGACGGAATGCCGTCAGTGCGGATTTGAAGGGTGCGCCGCCTATGCGCAGGCCATTGCCGAGGGGCTCGCGCCCATCAATCGCTGCGCCCCGGGCGGGGCGCGCGGCATCCGGCGGCTCGCCGCCGCCACAGGGCTCCCCGAGCTCCCGCTCGACCCCGAATACGGCACGGAAATCCCCTTTGCCCGCGCAAGCATCCGTGCCGACGAATGCATCGGCTGCTCCTGGTGCGCGAAGGCCTGCCCGACCGACGCCATTGCAGGAGCTCCGAAGCACCTCCACGCCGTCATAGAGTCCCGCTGCACGGGCTGCAGCCTCTGCGCGCCTGCCTGTCCGATGGACTGCATCGACTTTATCGATGCCGGACGAGAGTGGACGGACGCGGATGCGAGAACGGCAAAACTAAACCATGAAGCGACATGGGCGCGGCGCGTAAAGCGCGCGGCGCTTGAAGACGCACGCCTCGCAGGCCGCAGAAATGCTTCCGGCGCAAAGGAAAACTCCAAAAAAGCCTTCATGGCGGACATCCTCGCCATGGCGCGCGCCGGACGCCGGTGA
- a CDS encoding NlpC/P60 family protein encodes MECVGRAGIAALFAALLWASGPASGAPGAPGPAVPARPEVPAAEGLPLNPVEAAGALWKAYAEKTDLDARTDLLHLEFKPGNTPGAVAVSGTSADRGLLAGFYAELSASGLGIESSVEEVPNADDLKRLTWGVVKKPWGNLSSESDALAAGRAPDLKLPLGSRVEILLNRFDGLILVKSTEGRVGWMRADDLALKNDVAIVAWNRRSLVFVTSLSAEVEASGQKPLMKAPFASELPIEKTLPEGGWSVILPDGTTGIIRAGEAADHDALAAGEENLRRSSPAGFLAKAAQSAQTLVSSGWQKSTAGMTLPEGVYRLHDLILPSDPDRQARLGAPLSGGKRGSELKPGDLVFFGENGRVRHSGVWIGKGRFAADDPKSGRAAIFVFSGASRADANGGLGPFLWAVRPEVSQLANPCLLSIRSHPFNQAPPAGAVRCRLR; translated from the coding sequence ATGGAATGCGTTGGAAGAGCGGGCATTGCCGCTCTCTTTGCCGCCCTGCTGTGGGCGTCCGGTCCGGCTTCGGGGGCTCCCGGAGCTCCGGGGCCCGCGGTTCCGGCAAGGCCGGAAGTCCCGGCCGCAGAAGGGCTTCCGCTCAATCCCGTCGAGGCTGCCGGGGCGCTTTGGAAGGCCTATGCGGAGAAGACGGATCTCGACGCCCGTACGGATCTTCTGCACCTTGAATTCAAGCCCGGCAACACCCCGGGCGCTGTTGCCGTCTCGGGAACTTCGGCCGATCGGGGGCTTCTTGCGGGCTTTTATGCCGAGCTCTCGGCCTCCGGACTCGGGATTGAGTCGAGCGTCGAGGAAGTGCCCAACGCAGATGATCTCAAGCGCCTTACCTGGGGCGTCGTGAAGAAGCCCTGGGGAAATCTGTCGTCAGAATCCGACGCGCTCGCTGCCGGCCGCGCTCCGGACCTGAAGCTTCCGCTCGGAAGCCGGGTTGAAATTCTTCTCAACCGCTTTGACGGACTCATTCTCGTGAAGTCAACGGAAGGGCGCGTCGGCTGGATGCGCGCCGACGACCTTGCGCTCAAGAACGACGTCGCCATCGTCGCCTGGAACAGGCGCAGTCTGGTCTTTGTGACGTCGCTTTCGGCAGAGGTGGAGGCGAGCGGCCAAAAACCGCTCATGAAGGCGCCTTTCGCGTCGGAACTTCCGATCGAGAAAACGCTCCCCGAGGGCGGCTGGAGCGTAATTCTTCCTGACGGAACGACCGGAATCATCCGCGCGGGCGAAGCGGCGGATCATGATGCATTGGCTGCCGGCGAGGAAAATCTTCGCCGGTCTTCCCCTGCGGGCTTTCTCGCAAAGGCAGCCCAGTCCGCTCAAACTCTTGTGAGCTCAGGCTGGCAGAAAAGCACTGCCGGGATGACGCTTCCGGAAGGCGTTTATCGGCTTCACGATCTGATTCTGCCCTCAGACCCGGATCGGCAGGCGAGGCTGGGTGCTCCGCTCTCGGGCGGAAAGCGCGGCAGTGAATTGAAGCCTGGCGATCTGGTCTTCTTCGGCGAAAACGGGCGCGTGAGGCATTCGGGCGTCTGGATAGGCAAAGGCCGCTTTGCGGCCGACGACCCGAAGAGCGGGCGCGCCGCGATTTTTGTCTTTTCAGGAGCGTCGCGCGCGGATGCGAACGGCGGTCTCGGGCCCTTCCTCTGGGCCGTGCGGCCGGAGGTTTCTCAGCTCGCGAACCCCTGCCTCCTCTCCATTCGCTCGCACCCCTTCAATCAGGCGCCGCCGGCAGGTGCGGTGCGCTGCCGTCTCCGGTGA
- the dinB gene encoding DNA polymerase IV has translation MSLADPVFQNDLTRRIVHVDMDAFFASVEQRDHPELRGLPIAVGHADRRGVVATASYEARKFGVRSAMPSSRAKMLCPKLIFVESRLPRYREVSEAVREIFRRYTDLVEPLSIDEAFLDVTENKLGIEYGTEVARRIKADIRRELNLTASAGVSYNKFLAKIASDWRKPDGLFTIHPDRAQDFIDRLPVESFWGVGPATAKRLHEIGITTGLEMRLRSFRFLTERFGAAGALFYKCARGIDLRPVRPTRERKSVGCEETFSEDIPPGETLNVRLSDIASHLVRRLTRHEFKGRTLTLKVRFADFTTKTRSVTALRAFEDEASLRRQAGELLAGLEIPKEGVRLLGLSVSQPEHSGPMEETLF, from the coding sequence ATGTCACTCGCAGATCCGGTTTTTCAGAACGACCTCACGCGGCGCATCGTCCACGTGGATATGGATGCGTTCTTTGCCTCTGTCGAGCAGCGCGACCATCCGGAGCTTCGCGGTCTTCCCATTGCTGTGGGGCACGCCGACCGAAGAGGCGTCGTCGCGACGGCAAGCTACGAGGCGAGGAAGTTCGGCGTGAGAAGCGCCATGCCGTCGAGCCGGGCGAAGATGCTCTGCCCGAAGCTGATTTTCGTTGAGAGCCGTCTGCCGCGCTATCGCGAGGTTTCCGAAGCGGTCCGCGAAATCTTCCGGCGCTATACCGATCTCGTTGAGCCGCTCTCCATTGACGAAGCGTTTCTCGACGTCACCGAAAATAAGCTCGGCATCGAATACGGCACCGAGGTGGCGCGCCGCATCAAGGCGGATATCCGGCGAGAACTCAACCTCACTGCGAGCGCCGGCGTTTCCTACAACAAGTTTCTCGCCAAAATTGCTTCCGACTGGCGCAAGCCCGACGGGCTCTTCACGATCCATCCGGACCGGGCTCAGGACTTTATCGACAGGCTTCCCGTTGAATCCTTCTGGGGCGTGGGCCCTGCCACCGCGAAGCGCCTTCATGAGATCGGGATCACGACGGGGCTGGAAATGAGGCTGAGAAGCTTCAGGTTCCTAACGGAGCGCTTCGGCGCGGCGGGCGCGCTTTTCTACAAATGCGCCCGGGGAATTGACCTGAGGCCCGTTCGGCCGACGAGGGAGCGTAAGAGCGTCGGCTGCGAGGAAACCTTTTCCGAGGATATTCCTCCGGGAGAGACGCTCAATGTCCGCCTCTCAGACATTGCCTCCCATCTCGTGCGGCGCCTCACCCGGCACGAATTCAAAGGGCGGACCCTCACGCTCAAGGTCCGCTTTGCGGACTTCACGACAAAAACCCGAAGCGTTACGGCGCTCCGGGCTTTTGAGGATGAGGCTTCTCTTCGCCGCCAGGCGGGCGAACTTCTTGCCGGGCTGGAAATACCGAAGGAAGGCGTGAGGCTTCTCGGGCTCTCGGTGAGTCAGCCCGAGCATTCCGGTCCCATGGAGGAAACGCTTTTTTAG
- the fdxA gene encoding ferredoxin FdxA, producing MPHVVCEACIGCKRTDCVDVCPVDCFREGPNFLVIDPDECIDCAVCIPECPEAAIYAEEDVPEDQKEFIELNAELAREWPSITHRKPYPDDADQWRGVKNKIRFLKR from the coding sequence ATGCCTCATGTTGTCTGCGAAGCCTGCATCGGCTGCAAGCGTACCGACTGCGTGGACGTCTGCCCGGTGGACTGCTTCCGGGAAGGTCCGAATTTTCTGGTGATCGATCCCGATGAGTGCATCGACTGCGCCGTCTGCATTCCGGAATGCCCGGAAGCGGCGATTTATGCCGAAGAGGACGTGCCTGAGGATCAGAAGGAATTCATCGAGCTCAATGCTGAGCTTGCCCGCGAATGGCCTTCCATCACGCACCGCAAGCCCTATCCCGACGATGCGGATCAGTGGCGCGGCGTGAAGAACAAGATCCGCTTCCTGAAGCGCTGA
- the polA gene encoding DNA polymerase I — MKQSRVRSGMSGERKAGTLALPRVCFFLNKGSARFSRVNVMPKLLLIDGSNYLFRAYHALPPLTTSTGEPTGAIKGFLGMLSRVHSLAKPDMAAVIFDAPGKTFRHEMYPEYKANRPPMPDDLRVQIEPLEKVVAALGWKVLIVPGIEADDVIGSLSRMAKREGVKSVVATGDKDLSQLVDDDVVILNTMNTKFYDRAGVIEKYGVPPERMIDYLALMGDKVDNVPGIKGCGPKTAAKWVAEFGGINEIRAAAPAMKGKIGENLRAGLPFLDEAVALVTVKCDADIPGVSSLADLAFGPSDADALNQFSERWEISRTTLARAEALRDGAPGAQSAAMPAQAGGAPKAVPAAKPRVPAEERPELPTEGEPFPEDYQNPDAIPFTEVTDSDQLDQLVAALQTPRTEPVAVALLYDGAPRHADFGGFGIAVSPKEVYVAQSSIGLSIDKIAAALKPWFESSAPKIFHDGKSALHALAAQEIFAAGTVDDVRLMDYTLEAHLSHDLEKIARRLLRRKLPTRDEVLGKGAKRRHWREVEPEASALLLSEEAAAIRAAGSVLRARLDADPRLASIYDAIERPLLPVLYRMEAVGITLDAKLLRNESAELGVEIEKLAQAAENAAGRPFNLASPKQLAEILFVEQKIPVIKKTASGSPSTDEEVLSELALDYPLPKIILEHRRLTKLKSTYLDKLPLMIDRDGRVHTTFGQAVAVTGRLASSDPNLQNIPARTPEGRRIRDAFVAQDGWTIVDADYSQVELRIMAHLSQDEGLLSAFARGEDVHRSTASEVFGVPLDRVTPDERRMAKVINFGLIYGMSAFGLAQQLGLDRKVAAAYVERYFQRFPGVRRYMDETRARAAEDGYVETVFGRRLWIPDIRSSRPMVRAGAERAAINAPMQGTAADIIKRAMISVENWIRDEKLKALLLLQVHDELVLEVPEDEVELVKTKLPELMAGAASLLVPLIAEVGTGRTWGESH, encoded by the coding sequence ATGAAGCAAAGCCGCGTGAGAAGCGGGATGTCGGGAGAAAGGAAGGCGGGCACGCTCGCGCTTCCTCGCGTATGCTTCTTCCTCAACAAAGGATCCGCGAGATTTTCCCGGGTGAATGTGATGCCTAAGCTTCTTCTTATTGACGGTTCAAATTATCTTTTCCGCGCCTACCACGCCCTTCCGCCCCTCACGACGTCGACGGGCGAGCCCACCGGAGCGATCAAGGGCTTCCTCGGAATGCTCTCGCGCGTTCATTCGCTCGCGAAGCCCGATATGGCGGCGGTCATTTTCGATGCGCCGGGAAAGACCTTCCGTCATGAGATGTATCCCGAGTACAAGGCCAATCGCCCGCCCATGCCCGACGATCTCCGCGTGCAGATCGAGCCCCTTGAAAAAGTAGTGGCGGCGCTCGGCTGGAAGGTGCTCATTGTCCCCGGAATCGAGGCCGACGACGTCATCGGGTCGCTCTCCAGAATGGCGAAGCGCGAGGGCGTCAAGTCGGTTGTCGCTACCGGCGACAAGGATCTTTCGCAGCTCGTCGACGACGATGTCGTGATTCTCAATACGATGAACACGAAGTTCTATGACCGCGCCGGCGTGATTGAAAAGTACGGCGTGCCGCCCGAACGCATGATCGACTACCTTGCGCTGATGGGCGACAAGGTCGACAACGTCCCCGGGATCAAGGGGTGCGGTCCGAAGACGGCGGCCAAGTGGGTTGCGGAATTCGGCGGCATCAATGAAATCAGGGCCGCGGCTCCCGCCATGAAGGGAAAGATCGGCGAAAACCTGCGTGCGGGGCTTCCCTTCCTCGATGAGGCGGTGGCGCTCGTTACGGTGAAGTGCGACGCGGACATCCCGGGCGTGAGTTCGCTCGCTGATCTTGCCTTCGGGCCGAGCGACGCCGATGCGCTCAACCAATTTTCCGAACGCTGGGAGATTTCGAGAACAACGCTCGCCCGGGCAGAAGCCCTGCGCGATGGCGCTCCCGGAGCGCAGTCCGCAGCAATGCCCGCGCAGGCCGGCGGCGCGCCGAAGGCCGTGCCTGCGGCAAAGCCCCGCGTTCCGGCTGAGGAACGTCCGGAACTTCCGACGGAGGGAGAACCCTTCCCTGAGGACTATCAGAATCCGGACGCCATCCCCTTCACGGAAGTGACGGACTCCGATCAGCTCGATCAGCTCGTGGCGGCGCTTCAAACGCCGCGGACGGAACCCGTTGCGGTGGCGCTTCTTTACGACGGCGCGCCGCGTCATGCGGACTTCGGGGGCTTCGGCATTGCGGTGAGCCCCAAGGAAGTCTATGTCGCTCAGTCCTCGATCGGACTCTCGATCGACAAAATTGCGGCGGCGCTCAAGCCCTGGTTCGAATCCAGTGCGCCGAAAATTTTCCATGACGGCAAATCTGCGCTTCATGCGCTCGCAGCGCAGGAAATTTTCGCTGCAGGGACGGTCGACGACGTGCGTCTGATGGATTACACGCTCGAAGCCCATCTCTCCCACGATCTCGAAAAAATTGCGCGCCGCTTGCTGAGAAGAAAGCTTCCCACCCGGGACGAGGTCCTCGGGAAGGGCGCGAAGCGCCGGCACTGGCGCGAGGTCGAACCCGAAGCCTCGGCGCTTCTCCTCTCGGAAGAGGCGGCCGCCATCCGCGCGGCGGGTTCGGTTCTGCGCGCGCGCCTTGATGCGGATCCCAGGCTCGCCAGCATCTATGACGCCATCGAGCGCCCGCTCCTCCCGGTTCTCTACCGGATGGAAGCGGTCGGCATCACGCTTGACGCAAAGCTTTTGAGAAACGAATCCGCCGAGCTTGGGGTGGAAATCGAGAAGCTCGCCCAAGCTGCGGAAAATGCAGCGGGCCGGCCCTTCAATCTGGCTAGTCCCAAGCAGCTCGCCGAAATTCTGTTTGTCGAGCAGAAGATCCCCGTCATCAAGAAGACGGCTTCAGGGTCGCCTTCGACCGACGAAGAGGTGCTGAGCGAGCTTGCGCTCGACTATCCGCTCCCCAAAATCATTCTCGAGCACAGAAGGCTCACGAAATTAAAGAGCACGTATCTCGACAAGCTCCCGCTCATGATCGATCGCGACGGGCGCGTGCACACGACGTTCGGTCAGGCGGTGGCCGTCACGGGGCGTCTTGCGAGTTCGGATCCGAATCTGCAGAACATTCCGGCGAGAACGCCCGAGGGCCGGAGAATTCGCGACGCTTTTGTCGCGCAGGACGGGTGGACGATCGTCGACGCCGACTATTCTCAGGTGGAGCTTCGCATCATGGCGCATCTCTCGCAGGATGAGGGACTGCTCTCGGCCTTCGCGCGCGGGGAGGACGTGCACCGTTCAACCGCGTCGGAGGTGTTCGGGGTGCCGCTCGACCGGGTGACGCCCGACGAGCGCCGCATGGCGAAGGTGATCAACTTCGGCCTCATCTACGGCATGAGCGCCTTCGGGCTTGCGCAGCAGCTCGGGCTGGACCGGAAGGTCGCGGCGGCCTACGTCGAGCGCTACTTCCAGCGCTTCCCCGGCGTGCGCCGATATATGGATGAAACGCGCGCCCGGGCAGCCGAGGACGGATACGTTGAGACCGTATTCGGCCGCAGACTCTGGATCCCCGACATCCGTTCGAGCCGCCCGATGGTTCGGGCCGGTGCCGAGCGCGCCGCCATCAATGCGCCGATGCAGGGAACGGCCGCCGACATCATCAAGCGCGCCATGATCTCAGTGGAAAACTGGATCCGCGACGAGAAGCTCAAGGCCCTGCTCCTTCTTCAGGTTCATGACGAACTCGTGCTTGAAGTGCCTGAAGACGAAGTGGAGCTCGTCAAAACGAAGCTCCCGGAACTCATGGCGGGAGCGGCTTCCCTTTTGGTGCCCCTCATTGCCGAGGTCGGCACGGGCCGCACCTGGGGCGAATCGCACTGA
- the nth gene encoding endonuclease III, whose amino-acid sequence MPVLKKDRAAFMAALAELNPDPKSELNYTTPFELLIAVMLSAQATDKGVNLATAKLFPVANTPEKILALGLENLISYVNTINLYRTKAAHIMETCRILVDQYGGAVPRTMKELVALPGVGRKTANVVLNVAFHEPTIAVDTHIFRVCNRTGFATGKTPAEVEEKLLKIVPDEFRLNAHHWLLLFGRYLCKARNPECTKCPVANFCNAPEKKAVLAAAAEEAADLVPGTPPKKPARRKAGAKKAAV is encoded by the coding sequence ATGCCAGTTTTAAAGAAAGACCGCGCCGCCTTCATGGCAGCGCTTGCCGAACTCAACCCCGATCCCAAATCGGAATTGAACTACACGACGCCCTTTGAACTCCTCATCGCCGTCATGCTTTCCGCTCAGGCGACCGACAAAGGCGTCAACCTCGCTACCGCGAAGCTCTTTCCCGTCGCCAATACCCCGGAAAAGATTCTCGCCCTCGGGCTTGAGAACCTCATTTCCTATGTGAACACCATCAACCTCTACCGCACGAAGGCCGCCCACATCATGGAGACCTGCCGCATTCTCGTTGATCAATACGGCGGAGCGGTCCCCCGCACGATGAAGGAACTTGTGGCGCTCCCCGGAGTTGGCCGGAAAACCGCCAACGTCGTACTCAACGTGGCCTTCCACGAACCCACGATTGCGGTCGACACGCACATCTTCCGCGTCTGCAACCGCACCGGATTCGCGACGGGAAAGACGCCCGCAGAGGTGGAGGAAAAGCTCCTCAAAATCGTCCCGGACGAATTCAGGCTCAACGCCCACCACTGGCTCCTTCTCTTCGGGCGCTACCTCTGCAAGGCTAGAAACCCCGAGTGCACGAAGTGCCCTGTGGCGAATTTCTGCAATGCGCCTGAAAAGAAAGCCGTGCTCGCGGCGGCCGCCGAGGAGGCTGCGGACCTCGTGCCCGGAACGCCTCCGAAGAAGCCCGCGCGCCGGAAGGCTGGAGCAAAGAAAGCCGCAGTCTGA